The proteins below come from a single Rosa rugosa chromosome 2, drRosRugo1.1, whole genome shotgun sequence genomic window:
- the LOC133732594 gene encoding proteasome subunit alpha type-2-A: MGDSQYSFSLTTFSPSGKLVQIEHALTAVGSGQTSLGIKASNGVVIATEKKLPSILVDEASVQKIQCLTPNIGVVYSGMGPDFRVLVRKSRKQAVQYHQLYKEPIPVTQLVRETAAVMQEFTQSGGVRPFGVSLLVAGFDDSGPQLFQVDPSGSYFSWKASAMGKNVSNAKTFLEKRYTDEIELEDAVHTAILTLKEGFEGQISGKNIEIGIIGEDKIFRVLSPAEIEDYLAEVE, encoded by the exons ATGGGCGACAGTCAGTACTCGTTTTCGCTCACCACTTTCAG TCCTTCAGGGAAGCTTGTGCAGATCGAGCACGCTTTGACAGcagtcgggtcgggtcagacctCTTTGGGGATCAAAG CTTCCAATGGGGTTGTTATTGCCACCGAGAAGAAGCTACCTTCAATCTTGGTTGATGAAGCATCT GTTCAAAAGATACAGTGTTTGACACCAAATATTGGAGTTGTTTACAG TGGTATGGGTCCTGATTTTCGAGTTTTGGTTCGGAAAAGCAGGAAGCAGGCAGTACAGTATCATCAGTTATATAAG GAACCAATCCCTGTTACTCAACTTGTGAGGGAAACTGCTGCTGTGATGCAAGAGTTTACTCAATCTGG TGGTGTAAGGCCTTTTGGAGTATCTCTTCTGGTTGCTGGTTTCGATGACAGTGGCCCCCAACTATTCCAG GTTGATCCTTCAGGTTCATATTTTTCATGGAAAGCCTCTGCAATGGGAAAGAATGTCTCGAATGCAAAAACTTTTCTTGAGAAGAG GTACACTGATGAAATTGAGCTTGAAGATGCTGTGCACACGGCTATTTTGACTCTGAAGGAGGG ATTTGAAGGACAGATCTCAGGGAAGAACATTGAGATTGGAATAATTGGCGAAGACAAAATATTCAG GGTGCTATCCCCAGCAGAGATTGAAGATTATTTGGCTGAAGTCGAGTAG